Part of the Kordiimonas pumila genome is shown below.
TATCAATATGACCAATTTTAGGGGTGATAATAACTTCTGGCTTATACTGTTCTATCGCGGCTTGCCCGAGCGACTTTAGGGCCAAAGACCAGCCTGCCCTTGCGGTTTTAAGCACAACCATATTCTGGCGGCGCATTGTATCAGGGTCAAAGCCAAAGCGTTTTGCACGGCCAACATAATCACCCTGCAAATCAACAGCGATAACAACATCAGCCCCTAGGTCATACGCTGCTCCAATTGGAATTGGGTCAATCACACCGCCGTCTACCAAGCACATGGTTTCAGTTTTAACGGGGGGTAACACACCCGGCACAGCGGATGAAGCCCTAAGAGCTGTAACAATATCGCCGTCCTCCAGTACTATCTTAGTCCCGGTGTAAAGATCTGCTGCAATCGCGGCAAAAGGCTTTTGTAATTGCTGGATGGTGCGAGTACCAAAATGCTCTCTCAGTTTGCGCTCAATTTTACCAGCGCCGATAAGGCTCCCCTTATTGAAGCCAAACTCACCAAGGGCAAGCATTTCCTTTAAGGAGATAGACCGCGCTATTTCTTCAAGATCATCAACCCTGTCGTCGGCAACACAGGCACCAACAATTGCACCAATACTGGTTCCTGCAACAGCTGAAATTGGTATATTTTCTTCTTC
Proteins encoded:
- a CDS encoding patatin-like phospholipase family protein; the protein is MARIGIALGGGAGLGWAHIGVIRVLEEENIPISAVAGTSIGAIVGACVADDRVDDLEEIARSISLKEMLALGEFGFNKGSLIGAGKIERKLREHFGTRTIQQLQKPFAAIAADLYTGTKIVLEDGDIVTALRASSAVPGVLPPVKTETMCLVDGGVIDPIPIGAAYDLGADVVIAVDLQGDYVGRAKRFGFDPDTMRRQNMVVLKTARAGWSLALKSLGQAAIEQYKPEVIITPKIGHIDMGDFTKAEELIVLGMEATKAILPSIHALLTKKSRA